The Deltaproteobacteria bacterium genome window below encodes:
- a CDS encoding citramalate synthase produces MKRIEIYDTTLRDGAQAETVTFTLEDKVRITERLDHFGVDYVEGGWPGSNPKDMAFFKEMKKRTLKHTKVVAFGSTHNPKGSPEKDTNLKALIRAGTEVMTIVGKSWDVHVKDALRINLKRNLEIIEHSLSFLRPKAGLLFFDAEHFFDGCKYNQEYAFKTLEAARAGGADYFILCDTNGGALPGEIEGIVKEARRKYPGIPLGIHAHNDAELAVANSLAAIEAGAIQVQGTINGLGERCGNANLCSIIPALTLKMGLNCLVEGGLPQLHDVSRLVSELANIQPNSFQPYVGRSAFAHKGGIHISAVKRNPETYEHISPNAVGNVQRILVSDLSGKSTILHKAMQYGLDINSKDPVVLQILKELKELEAQGFQFEGAEGSFELLMNRALGAHKKYFELLGFRVIIQKIKEEEPTQAEATIMVKVGGKIEHTAAVGNGPVNALDNAIRKALETFYPELSRMSLEDYKVRVLPALGRGTGAKVRVLIESGDRHEKWGTVGVSHDIIEASWQALVDSVNYKLHRDEKRGK; encoded by the coding sequence ATGAAAAGAATAGAGATATACGACACGACCCTCCGGGACGGCGCGCAGGCAGAGACCGTAACCTTTACCCTGGAAGACAAGGTCCGCATCACCGAGCGCCTGGATCACTTCGGCGTGGACTATGTGGAAGGCGGCTGGCCGGGCTCCAACCCCAAAGACATGGCTTTCTTCAAAGAAATGAAGAAGCGGACTTTAAAACATACCAAGGTTGTAGCCTTTGGGAGCACACACAACCCTAAAGGCAGCCCGGAAAAAGACACCAATTTAAAGGCATTGATCAGGGCCGGGACCGAGGTGATGACCATTGTCGGTAAGTCCTGGGATGTGCACGTTAAGGACGCCCTGCGCATCAACCTCAAGCGCAATCTCGAAATCATCGAACATTCCCTGAGTTTTCTCCGTCCCAAGGCCGGGCTTCTTTTTTTTGACGCCGAGCATTTTTTTGACGGCTGCAAGTACAATCAGGAGTATGCTTTCAAGACCCTCGAAGCCGCCCGGGCCGGCGGAGCCGACTACTTTATTTTGTGCGACACCAACGGCGGGGCCTTGCCCGGTGAGATAGAAGGCATAGTCAAGGAAGCGCGGCGAAAATACCCCGGGATTCCGCTGGGGATCCATGCACATAACGACGCCGAACTGGCCGTGGCCAATTCACTGGCCGCGATCGAGGCCGGGGCGATTCAAGTTCAAGGAACGATTAACGGATTAGGAGAACGCTGCGGCAATGCCAACCTGTGCTCCATCATCCCGGCCCTGACCCTCAAGATGGGCTTGAACTGCCTGGTTGAAGGCGGTCTGCCTCAACTCCATGATGTCAGTCGTTTGGTCAGCGAACTGGCGAACATCCAGCCTAACTCTTTTCAGCCGTATGTCGGCCGGAGCGCCTTTGCCCATAAGGGAGGCATTCATATCAGCGCCGTGAAGCGCAACCCGGAGACCTATGAACATATATCCCCGAATGCGGTTGGAAATGTCCAGCGCATTCTGGTCTCCGATCTGTCGGGCAAGAGCACCATCTTGCACAAGGCCATGCAGTACGGACTGGATATAAATTCAAAAGACCCCGTGGTTCTTCAAATTCTTAAAGAGCTTAAAGAATTGGAAGCCCAGGGATTCCAGTTCGAAGGGGCCGAAGGATCGTTCGAGCTGCTCATGAACCGGGCCCTGGGCGCCCACAAAAAATATTTCGAACTGCTGGGATTCAGAGTCATTATCCAGAAAATAAAAGAAGAGGAGCCCACCCAGGCCGAAGCGACCATTATGGTCAAAGTCGGGGGTAAGATCGAACATACCGCAGCAGTGGGCAACGGCCCGGTGAACGCCCTGGACAACGCCATCCGCAAAGCGCTGGAAACATTCTATCCTGAGTTGTCCCGCATGAGTCTCGAAGACTACAAGGTTCGGGTTCTGCCAGCATTGGGACGAGGCACAGGAGCCAAAGTCCGGGTCCTGATCGAATCCGGAGACCGGCACGAAAAATGGGGAACAGTTGGGGTCTCCCACGACATTATTGAAGCCAGTTGGCAGGCCCTGGTTGACAGTGTCAACTACAAACTCCACCGCGATGAAAAAAGGGGAAAGTAG
- a CDS encoding helix-hairpin-helix domain-containing protein → MSTTNSTAMKKGESSFPRQEMNYNQVRALMLLALGLIILGWAFDWWGQPQIGALPFEKDSVWIEVVGPQTNSRVLGFPASPSLGQVLEAAGLPSGPDIPNPTLENKTKVLIVRQGPDDFKIVLQPMSSATLLGLGQKLNINQAAWRDLTLLPGIGKVAAARIHAARQKHGSLTGFDDLMHIKGIGPETVRKLRLYVAFED, encoded by the coding sequence GTGTCAACTACAAACTCCACCGCGATGAAAAAAGGGGAAAGTAGTTTCCCTCGCCAGGAAATGAACTATAACCAGGTTCGGGCGTTAATGCTGTTGGCCCTTGGGCTCATTATCTTGGGTTGGGCCTTTGACTGGTGGGGGCAGCCGCAAATAGGCGCGCTTCCCTTTGAAAAAGATTCCGTCTGGATAGAGGTGGTCGGCCCGCAAACGAACTCCCGGGTTCTGGGTTTCCCGGCCTCCCCTTCTTTGGGTCAGGTGCTTGAAGCGGCCGGACTTCCATCCGGCCCGGATATCCCGAATCCAACGCTTGAGAACAAGACCAAGGTCTTGATAGTCAGGCAGGGTCCAGACGATTTCAAGATTGTCTTGCAGCCCATGTCCTCCGCAACTCTTCTGGGCCTGGGCCAGAAGCTGAACATTAACCAGGCTGCCTGGCGCGACCTGACCTTACTGCCCGGGATCGGAAAGGTCGCAGCCGCTCGCATTCACGCCGCGCGTCAAAAACACGGCTCCTTAACCGGGTTTGATGATCTCATGCACATCAAAGGCATTGGGCCTGAAACGGTCAGGAAACTCAGGTTATATGTCGCCTTTGAGGATTAG
- a CDS encoding pyridoxine 5'-phosphate synthase, which produces MALLSVNVDHVATLRQARGIDEPDPVAAAALAELAGADGIIVHLREDRRHIQDRDVNLLRQTVKTKLNLEMAATEEMIRIAAEIKPEMSTLVPEKREELTTEGGLDVAGREKEMARAVTALQEAGILVSLFIDADSKQVEAAKAAGANFVEIHTGHYADARNEAEATRFFSSVAEAIKLSVALGLRVNTGHGLNYTNIKRFVGLETKAEEYSIGHSIISRAVLVGIERAVREMVELVRPL; this is translated from the coding sequence GTGGCTTTATTATCGGTAAATGTGGATCATGTGGCTACCCTTCGACAGGCCAGAGGGATTGATGAACCCGACCCTGTCGCCGCCGCCGCTCTGGCCGAGCTGGCCGGGGCTGACGGGATTATCGTTCATCTGCGGGAAGACCGGCGGCACATTCAGGATCGTGATGTCAATCTGCTCCGGCAGACCGTCAAGACAAAACTCAACCTGGAGATGGCTGCCACTGAAGAGATGATCAGGATCGCCGCGGAGATTAAGCCGGAGATGTCCACCCTGGTTCCGGAAAAGAGAGAAGAACTGACAACTGAAGGCGGCCTCGATGTAGCGGGCCGTGAAAAAGAGATGGCCCGGGCCGTGACGGCCTTGCAGGAGGCGGGCATTCTGGTCAGCCTTTTCATTGACGCCGATTCGAAGCAGGTCGAAGCAGCCAAGGCCGCGGGCGCCAATTTCGTAGAGATCCACACCGGTCATTACGCCGACGCCAGGAACGAGGCAGAGGCGACTCGTTTTTTTTCCAGCGTCGCCGAGGCAATCAAGCTGTCCGTTGCCTTGGGTCTGAGGGTTAACACCGGTCATGGTCTTAATTACACTAATATAAAAAGGTTTGTTGGCCTGGAAACCAAGGCTGAGGAGTACTCCATCGGTCATAGCATCATCTCGCGGGCCGTTCTGGTTGGCATTGAACGGGCGGTCCGTGAAATGGTGGAGCTGGTTCGGCCTCTCTAG
- the fbp gene encoding class 1 fructose-bisphosphatase, whose amino-acid sequence MPNRGITVTQHLLLTQTEVSGATGAFTRLLNELIVAAKLISREVNKAGLVDILGFTGRENVQGEAVRKLDDFSNETIIRRLESTGILCAMSSEEVADIIEIPRHFPMGNYVLIFDPLDGSSNIDVNISVGTIFSILHRVTDKDDQPTLEDVLQPGFKQVAAGYFVYGSSTIMVYCAGNGVHGFTLDPSVGEFLLSHENISIPEKGNTFSVNEGNYHYWSAEVQQYIDYLKNPAADHHGYTSRYIGSLVADFHRNLLHGGIFLYPADSKDPRKPHGKLRLMCEANPLAFVVEHAGGAASTGTQRIMDLEPEELHQRVPLIIGSKEEVRVAEEFIQGKR is encoded by the coding sequence ATGCCTAATAGAGGAATAACCGTGACTCAGCATCTCCTGCTGACTCAAACCGAGGTATCAGGCGCAACCGGAGCTTTTACCCGTCTGCTCAACGAACTGATCGTGGCGGCGAAATTGATCTCGCGGGAGGTGAATAAGGCCGGGCTGGTTGATATCCTGGGCTTTACCGGCCGGGAGAATGTCCAGGGCGAAGCCGTTCGCAAGCTGGATGACTTTTCCAACGAAACCATTATTCGCCGCCTCGAATCCACGGGCATTCTTTGCGCCATGTCTTCGGAGGAGGTGGCTGACATCATCGAGATCCCGCGCCACTTTCCCATGGGCAATTATGTGCTCATCTTCGATCCCCTGGACGGGAGTTCCAATATTGACGTGAATATCAGCGTCGGAACGATTTTTTCCATCCTGCACCGGGTGACAGACAAAGATGATCAACCCACGCTGGAAGACGTTCTTCAACCGGGATTCAAACAGGTTGCAGCCGGTTATTTCGTTTACGGCTCTTCAACCATCATGGTTTACTGCGCCGGTAACGGGGTTCACGGCTTCACCCTCGATCCTTCGGTCGGTGAGTTCCTCCTGTCACACGAAAATATAAGCATCCCTGAAAAAGGCAACACCTTTTCCGTCAATGAAGGAAATTATCATTACTGGAGCGCAGAAGTTCAGCAGTATATTGATTATCTGAAGAACCCCGCAGCCGACCATCATGGGTACACCTCCCGGTACATTGGTTCGCTCGTGGCAGACTTCCACCGGAACCTGCTTCACGGCGGCATCTTTCTCTATCCGGCGGACAGTAAAGATCCGCGCAAACCGCATGGCAAGTTAAGATTGATGTGCGAGGCCAATCCCCTGGCGTTCGTGGTGGAACATGCCGGCGGCGCAGCCAGCACAGGCACACAGAGGATCATGGATCTCGAGCCCGAAGAACTGCACCAGCGGGTGCCTCTGATCATCGGGAGCAAGGAGGAGGTCCGCGTCGCTGAGGAGTTCATTCAGGGGAAGAGATGA
- a CDS encoding NAD(P)H-hydrate dehydratase: protein MQFVTAAEMRRIDEKTIKECGLPGAVLMENAGRGAAVLAQEHFGRLAGREVAVISGRGNNGGDGFVMARVFHGWGARVRVYLLGRRDQVTGEAQTNLEIVFRMNLEVIEVQEESDLDRIDLSGVDLIVDAILGTGLNAEVRGIYREVIHRINGAGRTVVAVDVPSGLDSDTGGIWGAGVRADLTVTFGLPKAGLFLPPGEEFVGQLEVVDIGIPPHVLAEIGPASELLLEDTLKGLLKPRARDGHKGHYGHVLIVAGSTGKTGAAAMAGLAAARSGAGLTTLAVPQSLNAILEQKVTEVMTEPLPEAEPGFLAPQALDRVLELAEGKSALALGPGLSARPGAIEVVRGLVEHCELPLVIDADGLNALTGAVNLLKKARREVTLTPHPGEMSRLAGLSVSQIQASRLKTAVDFSKTHGVILVLKGYRTVIGAPDGRVFLNTTGGPHMASGGMGDILTGIVVGLISQGLSVLDASRLGVFVHGLAADEAAAAKGSVGLLASDLLAWLPGLWSRFIA from the coding sequence ATGCAGTTTGTCACCGCCGCAGAGATGAGACGTATTGATGAAAAGACGATCAAGGAGTGCGGTTTGCCTGGCGCGGTGTTGATGGAGAACGCCGGACGGGGCGCGGCCGTTCTGGCGCAGGAGCATTTTGGCCGGCTGGCGGGACGCGAGGTGGCCGTGATCTCCGGGAGAGGCAATAACGGCGGAGATGGATTCGTTATGGCCCGCGTCTTCCACGGCTGGGGGGCCCGGGTTCGAGTTTACCTTCTCGGCCGTCGAGATCAGGTCACAGGTGAGGCGCAGACAAACCTGGAGATCGTCTTCAGGATGAACCTGGAGGTCATTGAAGTCCAGGAGGAGTCTGACCTGGATCGTATTGATTTATCAGGCGTTGATTTAATCGTGGACGCTATTTTGGGAACCGGGTTGAATGCGGAAGTCAGGGGTATTTACCGGGAGGTCATTCATCGCATCAACGGCGCCGGTCGGACCGTGGTGGCGGTGGACGTGCCTTCGGGTTTGGATTCGGATACAGGCGGCATCTGGGGCGCAGGGGTGCGGGCCGATCTGACCGTGACCTTCGGCCTGCCCAAGGCTGGCCTTTTTTTACCTCCAGGCGAAGAATTCGTCGGGCAGTTAGAAGTGGTAGATATCGGAATTCCGCCGCATGTCCTGGCTGAGATCGGCCCGGCCTCAGAGCTTCTGCTTGAGGATACTCTGAAAGGGCTGCTTAAGCCCAGGGCCCGGGATGGACATAAGGGGCATTACGGTCATGTCCTGATCGTGGCCGGTTCCACCGGCAAGACCGGGGCCGCGGCCATGGCTGGCCTGGCGGCGGCTCGCAGCGGAGCCGGTTTGACTACCCTGGCCGTGCCTCAGAGCCTCAACGCTATTCTGGAACAAAAGGTGACAGAGGTGATGACCGAACCGCTGCCCGAGGCTGAACCGGGATTCCTGGCCCCCCAGGCCCTGGATCGTGTTCTGGAATTAGCCGAAGGCAAGTCTGCCTTAGCGCTGGGGCCGGGGTTGTCCGCGCGGCCCGGCGCGATTGAAGTGGTCAGAGGCCTGGTCGAACATTGTGAGCTACCGCTGGTTATAGACGCTGATGGGCTGAACGCTTTAACCGGGGCCGTGAATCTGTTGAAAAAGGCCAGACGTGAAGTCACGCTCACGCCGCACCCCGGTGAGATGTCTCGTTTGGCAGGGCTGTCCGTGAGCCAAATCCAGGCCAGCCGCCTCAAAACAGCCGTGGATTTTAGTAAAACCCACGGGGTCATCCTGGTACTAAAGGGCTACCGCACCGTTATCGGGGCGCCTGACGGCCGGGTCTTCCTGAATACCACCGGCGGGCCGCATATGGCCTCCGGAGGCATGGGAGATATCCTGACCGGTATAGTGGTCGGCCTGATTTCCCAGGGGTTGTCCGTGCTGGATGCTTCACGCCTGGGTGTCTTTGTTCACGGCCTGGCTGCAGATGAGGCCGCGGCCGCCAAAGGCTCGGTCGGACTGCTGGCCTCGGACCTGCTGGCCTGGCTGCCCGGGTTATGGAGCAGGTTTATCGCTTGA
- the acpS gene encoding holo-ACP synthase, with the protein MIYGIGVDLIEIERIARAWGRWGVRFEKRLFTPAEIEACRSRPRSAACLAMRFAAKEAFSKAVGLGLRSSELLWRDIEVQHNARGKPFLALSGTAAQVARKVKLKASHLSLTDEAGLAQAFVVIEV; encoded by the coding sequence ATGATTTATGGAATTGGAGTGGATTTAATCGAAATCGAAAGGATTGCTCGGGCCTGGGGGCGCTGGGGGGTGCGTTTTGAGAAGCGGCTCTTTACTCCGGCCGAAATTGAGGCCTGCCGTTCGCGTCCCCGCTCGGCTGCATGTCTGGCCATGCGCTTTGCAGCCAAGGAAGCCTTTTCCAAGGCCGTGGGCCTGGGCTTAAGGAGCAGTGAACTCCTGTGGCGCGATATCGAGGTTCAGCATAACGCCCGAGGCAAACCTTTTCTGGCCCTGTCCGGCACCGCCGCTCAGGTCGCCCGCAAGGTCAAACTCAAAGCCAGCCATCTTTCCCTGACTGATGAGGCAGGCCTGGCCCAGGCTTTCGTGGTAATCGAGGTTTGA
- the tsaD gene encoding tRNA (adenosine(37)-N6)-threonylcarbamoyltransferase complex transferase subunit TsaD, with the protein MKILGIETSCDETAAAVVEDGRLIRSNVVRTQFDLHGRYGGVVPELASRRHVEVILPVIEEALSQAGLRLDQLDGLAVTQGPGLVGSLLVGLNLAKALALVTGLPLVGVNHLEGHIAAGFLMGNLPGFPLAALVVSGGHTNLYLVQGRMKFELYGQTRDDAAGEAFDKVAKLLGLGYPGGVAIQARAAKGDGRRFNLPRPMQGLGLDFSFAGLKTAVLSLVNRQFKGAEIGSRDLADLAASFQAAVVDVLTAKVSALLNQVKVKGLILAGGVAANQSLRREMAEVAARHGVPFILPPIELCTDNAAMIAAMGYHLLTAGSTLSLSADAFSRWSAEKDASKEKG; encoded by the coding sequence ATGAAAATTTTAGGCATCGAAACATCCTGTGACGAAACAGCAGCAGCCGTGGTCGAGGATGGGCGGCTGATTCGGTCAAACGTCGTCCGCACCCAGTTTGATCTCCATGGACGATACGGGGGAGTGGTTCCGGAGCTGGCGTCGCGGCGTCATGTGGAAGTGATCCTGCCCGTGATTGAAGAGGCCCTGAGCCAGGCCGGACTCAGGCTGGACCAGCTTGACGGGCTGGCCGTAACTCAGGGCCCGGGACTGGTAGGCTCGTTATTGGTCGGCCTTAACCTGGCCAAGGCCCTGGCCCTGGTGACCGGTCTTCCCCTGGTCGGAGTCAATCATCTTGAAGGGCACATTGCCGCGGGATTTTTAATGGGAAATCTGCCAGGTTTTCCTCTGGCCGCCCTGGTCGTCTCCGGCGGCCACACCAACCTTTACCTGGTTCAGGGACGCATGAAGTTTGAACTTTACGGTCAGACCAGGGATGACGCGGCCGGGGAGGCCTTTGACAAGGTGGCCAAGCTCCTCGGTTTGGGTTATCCAGGCGGGGTGGCTATCCAAGCACGTGCTGCCAAAGGCGACGGGCGGCGTTTTAATCTTCCGCGCCCGATGCAGGGACTGGGTTTGGATTTTTCCTTTGCCGGTCTGAAGACAGCGGTTTTGAGTCTGGTTAATCGCCAGTTCAAGGGAGCCGAGATCGGGTCAAGGGACCTGGCTGACCTGGCCGCCTCGTTTCAAGCCGCGGTGGTGGATGTTTTGACCGCTAAGGTTTCAGCCCTTTTGAATCAGGTCAAGGTTAAGGGTTTGATTTTGGCTGGAGGAGTGGCGGCGAACCAGAGCCTCAGGAGGGAAATGGCTGAGGTGGCGGCAAGGCACGGTGTCCCGTTCATCCTGCCGCCCATCGAATTGTGCACCGATAACGCCGCCATGATTGCGGCCATGGGCTATCACCTTCTGACTGCGGGCAGCACTTTGAGTCTTTCGGCCGACGCCTTTTCCAGATGGTCGGCTGAAAAGGATGCCTCTAAAGAAAAAGGATGA
- the ybeY gene encoding rRNA maturation RNase YbeY has translation MAIDISNRQKILPIKIKRLTAQARKILDALGYSEAELSLVLVDDAEISRLNKEYLNREGPTNVISFAMKEGSFSQINPELLGDVVMSVETAAAEAEKGRLTLEEMLDFYLIHGILHLVGYDHEGSPKEAARMEAKSKEMWRTLGY, from the coding sequence ATGGCTATAGATATAAGCAATCGCCAAAAGATTCTCCCGATAAAGATCAAACGATTAACGGCGCAGGCCAGGAAGATCTTAGACGCCTTGGGATATTCTGAGGCTGAGCTTTCCCTTGTCCTGGTGGATGACGCCGAGATCAGCCGGCTCAATAAAGAATATCTCAACCGTGAAGGCCCGACGAATGTCATCTCCTTTGCCATGAAAGAAGGATCTTTCAGCCAGATTAATCCCGAGCTCCTCGGGGATGTGGTCATGTCCGTGGAAACAGCCGCCGCTGAGGCGGAGAAGGGAAGATTGACTCTGGAAGAGATGTTGGATTTCTACCTGATTCATGGTATTCTGCATCTAGTCGGCTATGATCATGAGGGGTCGCCAAAGGAGGCCGCTCGGATGGAGGCCAAGAGCAAAGAAATGTGGCGGACATTAGGCTACTAG
- a CDS encoding aspartate kinase encodes MALIVQKFGGTSVADLDLIRKVAQRVIHTKKNEGHQVVVVLSAMAGETDRLLDMAGDISTKPDAREVDVLISTGEQVSVSLFCMAVRDLGYKARSLLGFQARIMTNDLYGQARIQDIDVSRIRDLLDRGYIVAVAGFQGLDERGNITTLGRGGSDTTAVALAAALKADICEIFTDVNGVYTTDPNICAEARKLDRVSYEEMLEMSSLGAKVIEIRSVEFAMKFCVPLHIRHSQIDEPGTLIVKEDETMEKITISGVVYNRNEARITVTRVPDKPGMAAALLTPVSDAGIVVDMIIQNTSIEAEGATDFSFSVPKNDFERSMSLVRDVAKEIGAEKVLGDDSIAKISLVGVGMRNHTGVATKMFEALAREGINILMINTSEIKISCVISEKYIELAVRAVHAAFGLDKE; translated from the coding sequence ATGGCCTTAATTGTTCAGAAATTTGGCGGAACTTCGGTGGCGGACCTTGATTTGATTCGCAAGGTGGCTCAGCGGGTTATTCATACCAAAAAAAATGAAGGCCACCAGGTCGTCGTTGTTCTTTCCGCCATGGCCGGAGAAACCGACCGTCTGCTGGATATGGCCGGCGATATTTCCACAAAGCCTGATGCCCGGGAGGTGGATGTTCTTATCTCCACGGGCGAGCAGGTCTCGGTGTCTCTTTTTTGCATGGCCGTCCGCGACCTGGGCTATAAGGCCCGGTCGCTCTTGGGTTTCCAGGCCAGGATCATGACCAATGACCTGTACGGCCAGGCTAGAATTCAGGACATTGATGTCAGCCGCATACGCGATCTGCTGGACCGAGGCTATATCGTGGCGGTGGCTGGCTTTCAGGGACTCGATGAACGCGGCAACATTACCACCCTGGGCCGGGGAGGCTCGGACACCACAGCCGTGGCCCTGGCGGCAGCGCTTAAGGCTGATATCTGTGAAATCTTCACCGATGTGAACGGAGTGTACACCACCGATCCCAATATCTGCGCGGAGGCGCGCAAGCTGGACCGCGTATCTTACGAGGAGATGCTGGAGATGTCCAGCCTCGGGGCCAAAGTCATTGAAATTCGCTCCGTCGAGTTTGCAATGAAGTTCTGCGTGCCCCTCCACATCCGACACTCCCAGATAGACGAGCCAGGAACTCTAATCGTCAAGGAGGATGAGACCATGGAAAAAATAACCATTTCGGGCGTGGTTTATAATCGCAATGAGGCTCGGATTACCGTAACTAGGGTTCCTGACAAGCCCGGTATGGCGGCCGCCCTTCTAACCCCTGTCTCTGACGCGGGTATCGTGGTTGACATGATCATCCAGAACACCAGCATCGAAGCCGAAGGCGCCACAGATTTTTCTTTTTCCGTCCCTAAAAACGATTTTGAGCGGTCAATGAGCCTGGTGCGGGACGTGGCCAAAGAAATAGGAGCTGAAAAAGTCCTGGGGGACGATTCCATCGCCAAGATATCCCTGGTCGGCGTCGGTATGCGGAATCACACCGGCGTGGCGACAAAGATGTTCGAGGCCCTGGCCAGGGAAGGCATCAATATCCTGATGATCAACACGTCTGAGATAAAGATCTCCTGCGTTATTTCCGAGAAGTACATCGAGTTGGCAGTGCGGGCGGTTCATGCCGCCTTTGGATTGGATAAAGAATAA
- the tsaE gene encoding tRNA (adenosine(37)-N6)-threonylcarbamoyltransferase complex ATPase subunit type 1 TsaE: MASPEETRRLGYLLGRRLGPDSVVALVGDLGAGKTCLIQGLAQGLEVPEDYVVASPSFTLAHEYPGRVPFYHLDVYRLEGFDFYETGLDEYFTRQGVVAVEWADKIKNTLPRPYLEVELHLVESGGRRAVLRGQGEDYRQIIKKIKEQWN, from the coding sequence TTGGCCTCACCAGAAGAGACCCGACGTCTGGGTTATCTTCTGGGAAGGCGCCTCGGTCCAGATTCAGTCGTGGCGCTGGTAGGTGACCTCGGGGCTGGCAAAACCTGCCTGATCCAGGGTCTGGCTCAGGGCCTGGAAGTGCCTGAGGATTACGTGGTGGCCAGCCCCAGTTTTACCCTGGCCCATGAGTATCCCGGGCGTGTGCCTTTTTACCACCTGGATGTCTACCGGCTGGAAGGCTTTGATTTTTATGAGACCGGGCTTGATGAATATTTCACGCGCCAGGGGGTGGTCGCGGTAGAATGGGCGGATAAAATAAAAAACACACTCCCTCGGCCTTACCTGGAGGTAGAGCTTCACCTTGTCGAATCTGGAGGCAGGCGGGCCGTTTTGCGCGGTCAGGGCGAAGATTACAGGCAAATCATCAAGAAGATCAAGGAACAGTGGAACTAA